Proteins encoded in a region of the Burkholderia ubonensis subsp. mesacidophila genome:
- a CDS encoding porin, which produces MKTKLAALAALAAWSALAHAQSSVTLYGVIDTGMLYQSTSAASFSPNAPNTGKVFRMKDGGIYSSFWGIKGREDIGGGYAVNFKLQGSFDSGTGRFQLSDTPGAVAIFNQVASVGVSGPFGSFTAGRQIVPMIYAMADTDVRNAEFFGSILTAWLGINTAAGWPGTSTNGAIGALYDSNALVYQSPTFGGVSVALEYAPGGVAGQIQGGTRESVVLKYSNYGLNAAAVYYNGHDANPAPGSTPTGVNNNRFVYVGAKYTIDDFSVSASYANGKNPAHSDQANFDMMSAGVGYRFTPALQVTSAVYYLKDRNRSANKSTSVVLAADYSLSKRTMVYAQVGHVNNRGTMDQMLVYGQPVAPGVGTTAAMIGLRHSF; this is translated from the coding sequence ATGAAGACGAAACTGGCCGCGCTTGCCGCGCTTGCCGCCTGGTCGGCGCTCGCGCACGCGCAATCCTCCGTCACGCTGTACGGCGTGATCGACACGGGCATGCTGTACCAGAGCACGTCGGCCGCGTCGTTCAGCCCGAACGCGCCGAACACCGGCAAGGTGTTCCGGATGAAGGACGGCGGGATCTATTCGAGCTTCTGGGGAATCAAGGGGCGCGAGGACATCGGCGGCGGCTATGCGGTCAACTTCAAGCTGCAGGGCTCGTTCGACAGCGGCACCGGCCGGTTCCAGCTGAGCGACACGCCGGGCGCGGTCGCGATCTTCAACCAGGTCGCATCGGTCGGCGTGTCGGGGCCGTTCGGCAGCTTCACGGCGGGCCGCCAGATCGTGCCGATGATCTACGCGATGGCCGACACCGACGTGCGCAACGCGGAATTCTTCGGCAGCATCCTGACCGCGTGGCTCGGCATCAACACCGCGGCGGGCTGGCCCGGCACGAGCACCAACGGCGCGATCGGCGCGCTGTACGACAGCAATGCGCTCGTCTACCAGTCGCCGACCTTCGGCGGCGTGTCGGTCGCGCTCGAATACGCGCCGGGCGGCGTCGCCGGGCAGATCCAGGGCGGCACGCGCGAATCGGTCGTGCTCAAGTATTCGAACTACGGGTTGAATGCCGCCGCCGTCTACTACAACGGCCACGACGCCAATCCGGCGCCCGGCTCGACGCCGACCGGCGTGAACAACAACCGCTTCGTGTACGTCGGCGCGAAATACACGATTGACGATTTCTCGGTGTCCGCGTCGTATGCGAACGGCAAGAATCCCGCGCACTCGGACCAGGCGAATTTCGACATGATGTCGGCGGGCGTCGGCTATCGCTTCACGCCCGCGCTGCAGGTCACGTCGGCCGTGTACTACCTGAAGGACCGCAATCGTTCGGCGAACAAGTCGACGTCGGTCGTGCTGGCGGCCGACTACAGCCTGTCGAAGCGCACGATGGTCTATGCGCAGGTCGGCCACGTGAACAATCGCGGCACGATGGACCAGATGCTCGTGTATGGGCAGCCGGTCGCGCCGGGCGTCGGGACGACGGCGGCGATGATCGGTTTGCGGCATAGCTTTTGA
- a CDS encoding LuxR C-terminal-related transcriptional regulator, producing the protein MAHPPDRADTAPTELVLKTTAPRVPAQLLARARLSLAAPGFDERPITLVQAPAGYGKTSLLAQWRREWLALGRAVIWLSADERDDAPRLLQGLVQAVRTGCARPGFGRLIARGAPDAARALEGMTAWLAEVAQLSIDALLIVDDAERLPAAGLDALTYVLHNAPPNLRVVVAARRGLDQAAADLLAGGQCLLVGPDWLRFTLDETIALVCARFAQRVDADACARLFERVDGWPLGLQLAMAAMARAADPRQAVDALAARAGGARDRLVELLLANLSADDTVFLTQASVVDRLHPSLCDALLDDAGASARLARLARDTPLFIASDDSDWCRLHPLVRDALRDRLAAGPDAARSVLHARAAGWLDAHGMTDEAARHAYAAGQLALAYALAQRGLEDAIKEGRIDDVLDWLARLPDAELDKRPALRIAVAWALALGERHVEARRQIAGILAAPDTPPAMRYECALILSAAAYYADEIDRFVELFEPWADFAPPPATWLAQMHANRLSARAIILGEPARARRFQQAAPRGARGQGAAGFGYVARWGELITGLSYLSEGQVRLADDVLSPALARAEADLGRRHPLTCMFAALCAALAYEADRVDQAAALLANRLDVLEHAGIPDTVLLGYCTAARVAMLRGLEHRAIDLLEALDAMGVARRLPRLSVASLAEQVRIHAARYREATCHALVERIDAIAAAEFPAHGPLWRRPVVLLQATAHAGAALAARRWEDACAALDEAAALAREMNVGRARIEIMALNAFALEQSGRGGRARLVEAMNLADVFGLTRTLADAHPAVADWARRVGDEDAAGAGQTGQARHALPQPRVVPPAPRSAAGPRAVPSVVLTPKERAILELLARNLSNKEIAVALAVGEETVKWHLKNLFGKLDASSRKHAVRRALVLGLLENAP; encoded by the coding sequence ATGGCCCACCCACCCGATCGCGCCGACACCGCCCCCACCGAGCTGGTCCTGAAGACCACCGCGCCGCGCGTGCCGGCGCAGCTGCTCGCCCGCGCGCGGCTGAGCCTCGCCGCGCCGGGCTTCGACGAACGCCCGATCACGCTCGTTCAGGCGCCGGCCGGCTACGGCAAGACGTCGCTGCTCGCGCAATGGCGCCGCGAATGGCTGGCGCTCGGCCGCGCGGTCATCTGGCTGTCGGCGGACGAGCGCGACGACGCGCCGCGGCTGCTGCAGGGGCTCGTGCAGGCGGTGCGGACCGGCTGTGCGCGGCCCGGCTTCGGCCGCCTGATCGCGCGCGGCGCGCCCGATGCGGCGCGCGCGCTGGAAGGGATGACCGCGTGGCTCGCGGAAGTCGCGCAACTGTCGATCGACGCGCTGCTGATCGTCGACGACGCGGAGCGGCTGCCCGCCGCCGGCCTCGACGCGCTGACCTACGTGCTGCACAACGCGCCGCCGAACCTGCGCGTCGTCGTCGCCGCGCGGCGCGGGCTCGACCAGGCGGCGGCCGACCTGCTCGCGGGCGGCCAATGCCTGCTGGTCGGCCCCGACTGGCTGCGCTTCACGCTCGACGAGACGATCGCGCTCGTCTGCGCGCGCTTCGCGCAGCGCGTCGACGCCGACGCGTGCGCGCGCCTGTTCGAGCGCGTCGACGGCTGGCCGCTCGGGCTGCAGCTCGCGATGGCCGCGATGGCGCGCGCGGCCGATCCGCGCCAGGCCGTCGATGCGCTCGCCGCGCGCGCGGGCGGCGCCCGCGACCGGCTCGTCGAGCTGCTGCTCGCGAACCTGTCGGCCGACGACACGGTGTTCCTGACGCAGGCGAGCGTCGTCGACCGGCTGCACCCGTCACTCTGCGACGCGCTGCTCGACGACGCCGGCGCATCCGCGCGCCTCGCCCGCCTGGCACGCGACACGCCGCTCTTCATCGCGTCGGACGACTCCGACTGGTGCCGGCTGCATCCGCTCGTGCGCGATGCGCTGCGCGACCGCCTCGCGGCCGGGCCGGACGCCGCGCGCAGCGTGCTGCATGCGCGCGCGGCCGGCTGGCTCGACGCGCACGGGATGACGGACGAGGCGGCCCGCCACGCGTATGCGGCCGGCCAGCTCGCGCTCGCCTATGCGCTCGCGCAGCGCGGCCTGGAGGATGCGATCAAGGAAGGCCGCATCGACGACGTGCTCGACTGGCTCGCGCGCCTGCCCGACGCGGAACTCGACAAGCGGCCGGCGCTGCGGATCGCGGTCGCGTGGGCGCTCGCGCTCGGCGAGCGGCACGTCGAGGCGCGCCGCCAGATCGCGGGCATCCTCGCCGCGCCCGACACGCCGCCCGCGATGCGTTACGAATGCGCGCTGATCCTGAGCGCGGCCGCGTATTACGCGGACGAGATCGACCGCTTCGTCGAGCTGTTCGAACCGTGGGCCGACTTCGCGCCGCCGCCCGCGACCTGGCTCGCGCAGATGCACGCGAACCGGCTGTCGGCGCGCGCGATCATCCTCGGCGAGCCGGCGCGGGCGCGTCGCTTCCAGCAGGCCGCGCCGCGCGGCGCGCGCGGCCAGGGGGCGGCCGGGTTCGGCTACGTCGCGCGCTGGGGCGAGCTGATCACGGGCCTCAGCTATCTGTCGGAGGGGCAGGTGCGGCTCGCGGACGACGTGCTGTCACCCGCGCTGGCCCGCGCGGAAGCCGATCTCGGCCGCCGCCATCCGCTGACCTGCATGTTCGCGGCGCTGTGCGCGGCGCTCGCCTACGAGGCCGATCGCGTCGACCAGGCGGCCGCGCTGCTCGCGAACCGGCTCGACGTGCTCGAGCACGCGGGCATCCCCGACACGGTGCTGCTCGGCTACTGCACCGCGGCGCGCGTCGCGATGCTGCGCGGCCTCGAGCATCGCGCGATCGACCTGCTCGAAGCGCTGGACGCGATGGGCGTCGCGCGCCGGCTGCCGCGCCTGTCGGTCGCGAGCCTCGCCGAGCAGGTGCGGATCCACGCGGCGCGCTATCGCGAGGCGACCTGCCACGCGCTGGTCGAGCGGATCGACGCGATCGCCGCCGCCGAGTTCCCGGCCCACGGGCCGTTGTGGCGGCGCCCCGTCGTGCTGCTGCAGGCCACCGCGCATGCCGGCGCGGCGCTGGCCGCGCGCCGCTGGGAGGACGCGTGCGCGGCGCTCGACGAGGCGGCCGCCCTCGCTCGCGAAATGAACGTCGGCCGCGCGCGCATCGAGATCATGGCGCTCAACGCGTTCGCGCTCGAGCAATCGGGCCGCGGCGGCCGTGCGCGGCTCGTCGAGGCGATGAACCTCGCGGACGTGTTCGGCCTCACCCGCACGCTGGCCGACGCGCATCCGGCCGTCGCGGACTGGGCGCGCCGGGTCGGCGACGAGGACGCCGCGGGCGCGGGCCAGACAGGCCAGGCGCGCCATGCGCTGCCGCAGCCGCGCGTCGTGCCGCCCGCGCCGCGCAGCGCCGCCGGGCCGCGCGCGGTGCCGAGCGTCGTGCTGACGCCGAAGGAGCGCGCGATCCTCGAACTGCTCGCGCGCAACCTGTCGAACAAGGAAATCGCGGTCGCGCTCGCCGTCGGCGAGGAAACCGTGAAATGGCACCTGAAGAACCTGTTCGGCAAGCTCGACGCCAGCTCGCGCAAGCACGCGGTGCGCCGCGCGCTGGTGCTCGGCCTGCTTGAAAACGCGCCGTAG
- a CDS encoding hemerythrin domain-containing protein, with the protein MYRHLLVTVDGAPGGIDAVGHALELARAVSARVTFVLSGAAPHAYLPGARMPEHGAKVEAAARAQGVSYAIAPAGGTPLPELARVLGCDLICVAALPHGAHAGAGAQRRRLFAASGVPVLVCAASHPPAAARVIARCLDAHRAVAALLHALQRHAAHAGEPGPDAIACRRVLADLAGLQAQRFGAGAEARLFATLRARTESVEAELDELDRQHRRDAQALDALARMAGDAQPGTAFDAALACYARGVFEQMGRKEGVIFPAARRYLSDADWAELDEGPAQRAAATPGADEPEDARRASD; encoded by the coding sequence ATGTATCGCCATCTGCTCGTGACGGTCGACGGCGCGCCCGGCGGCATCGACGCGGTCGGCCATGCGCTGGAGCTTGCGCGGGCCGTGAGCGCGCGGGTCACGTTCGTGCTGTCCGGCGCCGCGCCGCACGCGTATTTACCCGGAGCGCGGATGCCGGAGCACGGTGCGAAAGTGGAAGCGGCGGCGCGGGCGCAGGGCGTGTCGTACGCGATCGCGCCCGCCGGCGGCACGCCGCTGCCGGAGCTGGCCCGCGTGCTCGGCTGCGACCTGATCTGCGTCGCGGCGCTGCCGCACGGCGCGCACGCCGGCGCAGGCGCGCAGCGGCGGCGCCTGTTCGCGGCAAGCGGCGTGCCGGTGCTGGTGTGCGCGGCCTCGCATCCGCCGGCCGCGGCGCGCGTGATCGCCCGCTGTCTGGACGCGCATCGCGCGGTGGCCGCGCTGCTGCATGCATTGCAGCGGCATGCGGCGCACGCGGGCGAACCGGGGCCGGATGCCATCGCGTGCCGCCGCGTGCTCGCGGATCTCGCCGGCCTGCAGGCGCAGCGTTTCGGCGCAGGCGCGGAAGCGCGGCTGTTCGCGACGCTGCGCGCCCGAACCGAGAGCGTCGAAGCCGAGCTGGACGAGCTCGACCGCCAGCATCGCCGCGATGCGCAAGCGCTCGATGCGCTGGCGCGGATGGCCGGCGATGCGCAGCCGGGCACCGCGTTCGATGCGGCGCTCGCGTGCTACGCACGCGGCGTGTTCGAGCAGATGGGGCGCAAGGAGGGGGTGATTTTCCCGGCGGCGCGGCGCTACCTGAGCGACGCCGACTGGGCCGAACTGGATGAGGGCCCGGCGCAGCGCGCAGCCGCGACGCCGGGCGCGGACGAACCCGAGGACGCGCGGCGCGCGTCCGACTGA
- a CDS encoding quinone oxidoreductase family protein → MAHAVRFHQTGGPDVLRWERVEVGDPGPGEVRVKHAAVGLNFADTYFRSGLYPVPLPSGIGVEAAGVVEAVGDGVTHVAAGDRVTYTGFINTLGAYSTERLVPAAPLIKLPDAIACDTAAAMTMRGLTSAYLLRRIHAFNAGDSILLHAAAGGVGLIVSQWAKLLGLTVIGTVSSEAKAEVARAHGCDHVILYRHEDIAGRVRELTDGKGVDVVFDSVGKDTFDASLDALKRRGLMVCVGTASGPIPPFNPQLLAMKGSLYLTRPALADYIADPAEKAALAGELFDHVAAGRIRIEINQRYALEDAARAHRDLEAGKTTGSSVFDV, encoded by the coding sequence ATGGCACATGCAGTGCGATTCCATCAGACCGGCGGCCCGGACGTGCTGCGCTGGGAGCGCGTCGAGGTCGGCGACCCGGGGCCCGGCGAAGTGCGCGTGAAGCACGCGGCGGTCGGCCTGAACTTCGCGGACACCTATTTCCGCAGCGGGCTTTACCCGGTGCCGCTGCCGTCCGGCATCGGCGTGGAAGCGGCGGGCGTGGTCGAAGCGGTCGGCGATGGCGTGACCCACGTCGCGGCCGGCGATCGCGTGACCTATACGGGCTTCATCAACACGCTCGGCGCGTACAGCACCGAACGCCTCGTGCCGGCCGCGCCGCTCATCAAGCTGCCCGACGCGATCGCGTGCGACACCGCGGCCGCGATGACGATGCGCGGCCTCACGTCCGCGTACCTGCTGCGCCGCATCCATGCGTTCAACGCGGGCGACAGCATTCTGCTGCATGCGGCGGCCGGCGGCGTGGGCCTGATCGTGTCGCAGTGGGCGAAGCTGCTCGGGCTGACCGTGATCGGCACGGTGTCGAGCGAAGCGAAGGCGGAAGTCGCGCGGGCGCACGGCTGCGATCACGTGATCCTCTACCGGCACGAAGACATCGCGGGTCGCGTGCGCGAGCTGACCGACGGCAAGGGCGTCGACGTCGTGTTCGACAGCGTCGGCAAGGACACCTTCGATGCGTCGCTGGATGCGTTGAAGCGCCGCGGCCTGATGGTGTGCGTCGGCACCGCGTCGGGCCCGATCCCGCCGTTCAATCCGCAGCTGCTCGCGATGAAGGGCTCGCTGTACCTGACGCGCCCGGCGCTTGCCGACTACATCGCCGATCCGGCCGAGAAGGCGGCGCTGGCGGGCGAGCTGTTCGACCACGTCGCCGCGGGCCGCATCCGGATCGAGATCAACCAGCGCTATGCGCTCGAGGACGCGGCGCGCGCGCATCGCGACCTGGAAGCGGGCAAGACCACGGGTTCGTCGGTATTCGACGTGTGA
- a CDS encoding TauD/TfdA dioxygenase family protein, which yields MRVEPLTCAIGAELSGVSLADAVHDDDLFAGIRALLLKHRVLFLRDQDISRAEHVAFARRFGELEDHPVAGSDPDHPGLVRIYKSPDQPNDRYENAWHSDASWRVAPPNGCVLRCVECPPVGGDTMWANMALAYENLPEHVKRQIDGLRARHSIEASFGAAMPIDKRLALKAQYPDAEHPVVRTHPETGEKVLYVNAFTTHFTNFHTPERVRFGQDANPGAGQLLQYLISQAYIPEYQVRWRWRKNSVAIWDNRSTQHYAVMDYPPCVRKMERAGIVGDAPF from the coding sequence ATGCGAGTCGAACCACTGACGTGCGCGATCGGCGCGGAACTGTCCGGCGTGAGCCTGGCGGACGCCGTGCACGACGACGACCTGTTCGCCGGGATCCGCGCACTGCTGCTGAAGCACCGCGTGCTGTTCCTGCGTGACCAGGACATCTCGCGCGCCGAGCACGTCGCGTTCGCGCGGCGCTTCGGCGAGCTGGAGGACCATCCGGTCGCGGGCAGCGATCCCGACCATCCGGGCCTCGTGCGGATCTACAAGTCGCCCGACCAGCCGAACGACCGCTACGAGAACGCGTGGCACAGCGATGCAAGCTGGCGCGTGGCGCCGCCGAACGGCTGCGTGCTGCGCTGCGTCGAGTGCCCGCCGGTCGGCGGCGACACGATGTGGGCGAACATGGCGCTCGCGTACGAGAACCTGCCCGAGCACGTGAAGCGGCAGATCGACGGGCTGCGCGCGCGCCACAGCATCGAGGCGAGCTTCGGCGCGGCGATGCCGATCGACAAGCGGCTCGCGCTGAAGGCGCAGTATCCGGACGCCGAGCATCCGGTCGTGCGCACGCATCCGGAGACGGGCGAGAAGGTGTTGTACGTGAACGCGTTCACGACGCACTTCACGAACTTCCACACGCCGGAGCGCGTGCGCTTCGGGCAGGACGCGAACCCGGGCGCGGGGCAGTTGCTGCAGTACCTGATCAGCCAGGCGTATATCCCCGAATACCAGGTGCGCTGGCGCTGGCGGAAGAACAGCGTCGCGATCTGGGACAACCGCAGCACCCAGCATTACGCGGTGATGGATTACCCGCCGTGCGTGCGCAAGATGGAGCGCGCGGGGATCGTCGGCGACGCGCCGTTCTGA
- a CDS encoding IS110 family RNA-guided transposase, with product MSASSVMVGIDVAKEHVDIAVLGAERIAQRWANDAEAHSALAAALQPLNVALVVMEATGGYEAALACALQAAGLPVAVINPRQARDFAKSMGRLAKTDTIDAHMLAEFASVLVRRKDLANFIRPLADTQQQALAAMVTRRRQLLGMLLSERQRLQLAIPVVRPSIEAMIDAIRKQLDDVDAQMVTHVRAHYSALDELLRSASGISPVASATLIAELPELGRLNRRQIAALVGVAPMAWDSGTTRGHRRIQGGRFDIRRVLYMAALTASRRNPAIAAFYQRLIAAGKPPKVALVACMRKLLTVLNAMVKTSTPWDSSLHSA from the coding sequence ATGTCTGCTTCCTCAGTAATGGTGGGTATCGACGTAGCCAAGGAGCACGTCGATATTGCGGTATTGGGCGCCGAACGCATTGCGCAGCGATGGGCTAACGATGCCGAGGCACATTCGGCCCTGGCAGCGGCCCTGCAACCCCTGAACGTGGCTCTGGTCGTCATGGAAGCCACGGGCGGCTACGAAGCGGCGCTTGCGTGTGCGTTGCAGGCGGCAGGCTTGCCGGTCGCCGTGATCAACCCGCGTCAGGCGCGCGACTTTGCCAAGTCGATGGGGCGTCTGGCCAAGACCGATACGATCGATGCTCACATGCTGGCGGAGTTCGCATCGGTACTGGTTCGTCGCAAGGATCTGGCCAACTTCATTCGACCGCTGGCCGACACCCAGCAACAAGCGCTGGCCGCCATGGTCACACGCCGTCGTCAGTTGCTCGGCATGTTGCTGTCCGAGCGGCAGCGTTTGCAGCTGGCCATTCCGGTCGTACGCCCGAGCATAGAAGCCATGATCGACGCCATCCGCAAGCAGCTTGATGATGTCGACGCCCAGATGGTTACCCACGTCCGCGCGCACTACAGCGCACTCGACGAACTGCTGCGCTCGGCAAGCGGTATCAGCCCAGTGGCCAGTGCTACCTTGATCGCAGAACTGCCCGAACTTGGCCGGCTCAATCGCCGCCAGATCGCTGCGTTGGTTGGCGTCGCTCCGATGGCATGGGACTCGGGAACTACCCGGGGGCACAGGCGCATTCAAGGCGGACGGTTCGATATCCGTCGCGTCCTGTACATGGCAGCGCTCACCGCTTCGCGACGCAACCCCGCTATTGCCGCTTTTTATCAACGACTGATCGCCGCAGGCAAACCGCCCAAGGTCGCGCTGGTTGCCTGCATGCGCAAGCTCCTGACCGTGCTCAACGCCATGGTCAAAACCAGCACACCTTGGGACAGTTCGCTTCATTCCGCTTGA
- a CDS encoding BKACE family enzyme, whose amino-acid sequence MQFLDDSLHPENQDKVVITVAPYGPEWMPADFPEDIPVTMDEHVQKAVDCYNAGATVLHLHVREPDGKGSKRLSKFNELLGRLRDAVPDMILQVGGSISFAPEGEGAEAKWLSDDTRHMLAELSPKPDQVTVAINTVQMNITELMNREDIAGTSLNDAAYWEAYREMTVPAGPGWADEHLRRLQAAGIQPHFQLTGMHALETLERMIRRGVYRGPLNVTWVGIGGGFDGPNPYNFMEFVRRCPDGACITLESLMKNVLPINTIAMAMGLHPRCGIEDTIIDQKGNRMTSVQQVEQCVRIARELGREVATGKEAKAIYKIGVQYDGVDETLAQLGMAPNRRPGQVNVPLRAA is encoded by the coding sequence ATGCAATTTCTCGACGATTCGCTGCACCCGGAAAACCAGGACAAGGTGGTCATCACGGTCGCGCCGTACGGCCCCGAATGGATGCCGGCGGATTTCCCGGAAGACATTCCGGTGACGATGGACGAGCACGTACAGAAGGCGGTGGATTGCTACAACGCCGGCGCGACCGTGCTGCACCTGCACGTGCGCGAGCCGGACGGCAAGGGCAGCAAGCGGCTGTCCAAATTCAACGAGCTGCTCGGTCGGCTGCGCGACGCGGTGCCCGACATGATCCTGCAGGTCGGCGGCTCGATCTCGTTCGCGCCGGAAGGCGAGGGCGCCGAAGCGAAATGGCTGTCCGACGACACGCGCCACATGCTCGCCGAACTGAGCCCGAAGCCCGACCAGGTGACGGTCGCGATCAATACCGTGCAGATGAACATCACCGAGCTGATGAACCGCGAGGACATCGCCGGCACGTCGCTGAACGACGCCGCGTACTGGGAAGCGTATCGCGAGATGACCGTGCCGGCCGGGCCCGGCTGGGCCGACGAGCACCTGCGCCGGCTGCAGGCGGCCGGTATCCAGCCGCACTTCCAGCTCACCGGCATGCATGCGCTCGAAACGCTCGAGCGAATGATCCGCCGCGGCGTGTACCGCGGCCCGCTGAACGTCACGTGGGTCGGCATCGGCGGCGGCTTCGACGGCCCGAACCCGTACAACTTCATGGAATTCGTGCGGCGCTGTCCGGACGGCGCGTGCATCACGCTCGAATCGCTGATGAAGAACGTGCTGCCGATCAACACGATCGCGATGGCGATGGGCCTGCATCCGCGCTGCGGGATCGAGGACACGATCATCGACCAGAAGGGCAACCGCATGACGTCGGTGCAGCAGGTCGAGCAGTGCGTGCGGATCGCGCGCGAGCTGGGCCGCGAGGTTGCGACCGGCAAGGAGGCGAAGGCGATCTACAAGATCGGCGTGCAGTACGACGGCGTCGACGAGACGCTCGCGCAGCTCGGGATGGCGCCGAACCGCCGGCCGGGCCAGGTGAACGTGCCGCTGCGCGCGGCCTGA
- a CDS encoding MFS transporter produces the protein MLIHHVEPSLQDLAAARGRTPAFAWLVFGLTVGLLLSDYMSRQVLNAVFPLLKHAWGLSDTQLGSLSGIVALLVGVLTFPLSVLADRFGRVRSIVLMAALWSLATLACALSTSYAEMLAARGLVGLGEAAYGSVGVALILSIFPAHLRATLTGAFMAGGAFGSVFGMALGGLVGAHLGWRWSFGVMAALGLVLLVAYRCVVTERRLAACRAEPCRREAAAPRGMRGSLRVLMTGLFASRSVICAYVGSGLHLFVPGAMFAWLPSYLNRYYAMAPDRAAVLAAGFVLLAGIGMVGCGIVTDRLGKADGARKWLTAIVYCLLTCGSLALAFRLPPGPLQLALIGVGMLVGAGASGASGAMVANLTPAAIHASAFATLTLANNLLGMAPGPLLTGWVADHVGLGAALQWIPVVPLAAAATFAIGRASYAADLVHLERVQRVPAHS, from the coding sequence ATGCTGATTCATCACGTCGAGCCGTCGTTGCAGGACCTGGCCGCGGCCCGCGGCCGCACGCCCGCGTTCGCGTGGCTCGTGTTCGGGCTGACCGTCGGCCTGTTGCTGTCCGACTACATGTCGCGGCAGGTGCTCAATGCGGTGTTTCCGCTGCTGAAACACGCGTGGGGCCTGTCCGACACGCAGCTCGGCTCGCTGAGCGGCATCGTCGCGCTGCTGGTCGGCGTGCTGACGTTCCCGCTGTCGGTGCTCGCCGACCGCTTCGGCCGCGTGCGCAGCATCGTGCTGATGGCCGCGCTGTGGAGCCTCGCGACGCTCGCCTGCGCGCTGTCGACCAGCTACGCGGAAATGCTCGCGGCGCGCGGGCTCGTCGGGCTCGGCGAGGCCGCGTACGGCAGCGTCGGCGTCGCGCTGATCCTGAGCATCTTTCCCGCACACCTGCGCGCGACGCTGACCGGCGCGTTCATGGCCGGCGGCGCGTTCGGCTCGGTGTTCGGGATGGCGCTCGGCGGCCTGGTCGGCGCGCATCTGGGCTGGCGCTGGTCGTTCGGCGTGATGGCCGCGCTCGGGCTCGTGCTGCTCGTCGCGTACCGCTGCGTCGTCACCGAACGGCGGCTCGCGGCGTGCCGCGCCGAACCATGCCGGCGCGAGGCCGCCGCGCCGCGCGGGATGCGCGGCAGCCTGCGCGTGCTGATGACGGGGCTGTTCGCGTCGCGCTCGGTGATCTGCGCGTATGTCGGCAGCGGGCTGCACCTGTTCGTGCCGGGCGCGATGTTCGCGTGGCTGCCGAGCTACCTGAACCGCTACTACGCGATGGCGCCCGACCGGGCCGCCGTGCTCGCGGCGGGTTTCGTGCTGCTTGCCGGCATCGGGATGGTCGGCTGCGGGATCGTCACCGACCGGCTCGGCAAGGCCGACGGCGCGCGCAAGTGGCTGACCGCGATCGTCTATTGCCTGCTGACCTGCGGCAGCCTCGCGCTCGCGTTCCGGCTGCCGCCCGGGCCGCTGCAGCTCGCGCTGATCGGCGTCGGAATGCTGGTCGGCGCGGGCGCGTCCGGCGCGTCGGGCGCGATGGTCGCGAACCTCACGCCCGCCGCGATCCACGCGTCGGCGTTCGCGACCCTCACGCTCGCGAACAACCTGCTCGGCATGGCGCCCGGGCCGCTCCTGACCGGCTGGGTGGCCGATCACGTCGGGCTCGGCGCGGCGCTGCAATGGATTCCCGTCGTGCCGCTCGCGGCGGCGGCGACGTTCGCGATCGGGCGCGCGAGCTACGCGGCCGATCTCGTCCATCTCGAACGCGTGCAGCGCGTGCCTGCTCATTCCTGA
- a CDS encoding RBBP9/YdeN family alpha/beta hydrolase → MTLANLPTILIVPGLRDHVEDHWQTHLERRLPHARSVAPLEHDKLSRAARVAALDAALAAIDGPVILVAHSAGVMIAVHWARQATRPIVGAVLATPADLETPMPAPYPSIEAIRDNGWLPVPRERLPFPSLVAASRNDPLARFERVEAMAAEWGSRFVDLGKVGHLNPASGYGEWPGALALVAEVQALGAA, encoded by the coding sequence ATGACCCTGGCTAACCTGCCCACCATCCTGATCGTGCCCGGCTTGCGCGATCACGTCGAAGACCACTGGCAGACGCATCTCGAACGGCGCCTGCCGCACGCGCGCTCGGTCGCGCCGCTGGAGCACGACAAGCTGAGCCGCGCCGCGCGCGTCGCGGCGCTCGATGCGGCGCTGGCGGCGATCGACGGCCCCGTCATTCTGGTTGCGCACAGCGCCGGCGTGATGATCGCCGTGCATTGGGCGCGGCAGGCGACGCGCCCGATCGTCGGCGCGGTGCTCGCGACGCCGGCGGATCTCGAAACGCCGATGCCCGCGCCGTATCCGTCGATTGAAGCGATACGGGACAACGGCTGGCTGCCGGTTCCGCGCGAACGCCTGCCGTTTCCGAGCCTCGTCGCGGCGAGCCGCAACGATCCGCTCGCGCGCTTCGAGCGCGTCGAGGCCATGGCGGCGGAGTGGGGCAGCCGGTTCGTCGATCTGGGGAAGGTCGGGCACCTGAATCCGGCGTCGGGGTATGGCGAGTGGCCGGGCGCGCTTGCGCTGGTCGCGGAGGTGCAGGCGCTTGGGGCGGCGTGA
- a CDS encoding type II toxin-antitoxin system death-on-curing family toxin, with the protein MARGHVFNDANKRTGLTCALTYLEQQGITIPRLADLEEIMVEVADGQVTGEELAEYLSAVWELSQSPRSTID; encoded by the coding sequence ATAGCACGTGGCCACGTCTTCAACGACGCAAACAAGCGCACGGGGTTGACTTGTGCGCTCACCTACCTTGAGCAGCAGGGGATTACGATTCCGCGTCTTGCTGATCTTGAGGAAATCATGGTCGAGGTTGCCGATGGCCAGGTGACGGGCGAAGAACTCGCCGAATACCTCAGCGCTGTTTGGGAATTGTCACAGTCACCTCGTTCCACTATCGACTAA